One Mus musculus strain C57BL/6J chromosome X, GRCm38.p6 C57BL/6J DNA window includes the following coding sequences:
- the Obp1a gene encoding odorant-binding protein 1a precursor has translation MAKFLLLALTFGLAHAAMEGPWKTVAIAADRVDKIERGGELRIYCRSLTCEKECKEMKVTFYVNENGQCSLTTITGYLQEDGKTYKTQFQGNNRYKLVDESPENLTFYSENVDRADRKTKLLFILGHGPLTSEQKEKFAELAEEKGIPAGNIREVLITDYCPE, from the exons ATGGCAAAATTTCTGCTGCTTGCTTTGACATTTGGACTGGCACATGCTGCG ATGGAAGGACCATGGAAAACTGTTGCTATTGCTGCTGATAGAGTAGACAAGATAGAGAGAGGTGGAGAACTGAGAATCTATTGTCGTAGCCTTACCTGTGAAAAGGAATGCAAGGAAATGAAAGTCACATTTTATGTCAA TGAAAATGGACAGTGCTCATTGACCACAATCACTGGGTATTTGCAAGAAGATGGCAAGACCTACAAAACTCAGT TTCAAGGGAATAATCGTTATAAACTTGTGGATGAGTCACCTGAGAACTTAACATTTTATAGTGAGAACGTGGACAGAGCTGACCGGAAAACAAAATTGCTATTTATTCTTG GCCATGGCCCTTTAACTTCtgaacaaaaggaaaaatttGCTGAACTTGCTGAAGAAAAGGGAATTCCAGCTGGAAACATCAGAGAAGTCCTGATTACAG ATTACTGTCCTGAATGA